The Roseococcus microcysteis genome contains a region encoding:
- a CDS encoding PhoX family protein, whose product MIHSQHDALVDLEAGDEPLSNPSANPFFTDIAAQRMSRRGWMAGGMAAFMTGFLPVGSAKASVTGPQPAIGFQPVPVAVHDRVTLPPGYSAQVLIPQGTMLDGSAGRPLVEMSGEEQGRAIGAHHDGMHFFPIEGQAPDQGSSTEGLLVLNHEYVEPRFMHARAAGLSLGAGRMPLEDGARNPDEVLKEINAHGVSVVRVARGTYGAWNVVADPRNRRVTGGAPMEIAGPARGHALLRTKYSPDGTRTRGTLNNCAHGVTPWNTYLTCEENWAGYFVNRTQPEQRPREQARYGVPTQQARYNWDQARGGADEFLRFNATIQGTDATADYRNEPNGFGWVVEINPFDPASTPVKRTALGRFAHEGVVFGPVAEGRPVVAYSGDDSTFEYIYKFVSRAPFHRATANGALLDEGTLYVAKFNADGTGEWLPLVHGQDPLTAANGFADQGEVLVNTRLAADTVGATKMDRPEWGAVDPVDGRVYFTLTNNSRRTEAQVDAANPRPRNAFGQIVRWREEGDDHAATRFAWDLFVIAGPEGDSRVTGEAALTADNIFACPDGLWFDADRRLWIQTDIGENEQLRGPLEPFGNNAMLCANPVTGEIRRFLTGPVGQEITGVVTTPDRRTMFVNVQHPGATTPAADFAAGRVNSTWPDGEGRLPRSATIVITKNDGGVIGT is encoded by the coding sequence ATGATCCACTCCCAGCACGACGCCCTTGTAGACCTCGAAGCGGGAGACGAGCCGCTGTCCAACCCTTCCGCCAACCCCTTCTTCACCGACATCGCCGCCCAGCGCATGTCGCGCCGCGGCTGGATGGCAGGCGGCATGGCCGCCTTCATGACGGGCTTCCTGCCTGTCGGTTCCGCCAAGGCCTCGGTGACCGGCCCGCAACCCGCCATCGGCTTCCAACCCGTGCCCGTTGCGGTGCATGACCGCGTCACCCTTCCGCCCGGCTATTCCGCGCAGGTGTTGATCCCGCAGGGCACCATGCTGGATGGCAGCGCCGGCCGGCCCCTGGTCGAGATGTCGGGCGAGGAACAGGGCCGCGCCATCGGCGCCCACCACGACGGCATGCATTTCTTCCCGATCGAGGGGCAGGCGCCGGACCAGGGCAGCAGCACCGAGGGGCTGCTCGTGCTGAACCACGAATATGTGGAGCCGCGCTTCATGCATGCCCGCGCCGCCGGACTCAGCCTCGGCGCGGGGCGCATGCCGCTGGAGGATGGCGCCCGCAACCCCGACGAGGTGCTGAAGGAGATCAACGCCCATGGCGTCTCCGTCGTGCGCGTGGCTCGCGGCACCTATGGGGCCTGGAATGTCGTGGCGGACCCGCGCAACCGCCGCGTCACCGGCGGCGCGCCCATGGAGATCGCGGGCCCGGCGCGCGGCCACGCCCTGCTGCGCACGAAATACAGCCCGGACGGCACCCGCACCCGCGGCACCCTCAACAATTGCGCGCATGGCGTGACGCCCTGGAACACCTACCTCACCTGCGAGGAGAACTGGGCCGGCTATTTCGTAAACCGCACCCAGCCGGAACAGCGGCCGCGCGAACAGGCGCGCTATGGCGTGCCGACCCAGCAGGCCCGCTACAACTGGGACCAGGCGCGGGGCGGGGCGGATGAGTTCCTGCGCTTCAACGCCACCATCCAGGGGACCGACGCCACCGCCGACTACCGCAACGAGCCCAATGGCTTCGGCTGGGTGGTGGAAATCAACCCCTTCGACCCCGCCAGCACGCCGGTGAAGCGCACCGCGCTGGGCCGCTTCGCGCATGAGGGCGTGGTGTTCGGCCCGGTGGCCGAGGGAAGGCCGGTGGTGGCCTATTCGGGCGACGACAGCACCTTCGAGTATATCTACAAATTCGTGAGCCGCGCGCCCTTCCACCGCGCCACCGCCAATGGCGCGCTGCTGGACGAAGGCACGCTCTACGTCGCGAAGTTCAACGCGGACGGCACCGGCGAATGGCTGCCGCTGGTGCATGGCCAGGACCCGCTGACCGCCGCCAACGGCTTCGCCGACCAGGGCGAGGTGCTGGTCAACACGCGCCTGGCCGCCGACACGGTGGGCGCCACCAAGATGGACCGGCCGGAATGGGGCGCGGTGGACCCGGTGGATGGCCGCGTCTACTTCACCCTGACCAACAACAGCCGCCGCACCGAGGCGCAGGTGGACGCCGCCAACCCGCGCCCGCGCAACGCCTTCGGCCAGATCGTCCGCTGGCGCGAGGAGGGCGACGACCACGCCGCCACCCGCTTCGCCTGGGACCTCTTCGTGATCGCGGGGCCGGAGGGCGACAGCCGCGTGACCGGCGAGGCGGCGCTGACCGCGGACAACATCTTCGCCTGCCCCGACGGGCTCTGGTTCGACGCGGACCGGCGCCTCTGGATCCAGACCGATATCGGCGAGAACGAGCAGCTGCGCGGCCCGCTCGAGCCCTTCGGCAACAATGCCATGCTCTGCGCCAACCCCGTGACGGGCGAAATCCGCCGCTTCCTCACCGGGCCTGTCGGCCAGGAGATCACGGGCGTCGTCACCACGCCGGACCGCCGCACCATGTTCGTGAACGTGCAGCACCCCGGCGCCACCACCCCGGCGGCGGACTTCGCCGCGGGCCGGGTGAACAGCACTTGGCCGGATGGCGAGGGGCGGCTGCCGCGCTCGGCGACCATCGTCATCACCAAGAACGATGGCGGCGTGATCGGGACCTGA
- a CDS encoding Bug family tripartite tricarboxylate transporter substrate binding protein gives MRRRSLLALPGLLATPALAQGGWRPASPVRYVVPFPPGSSFDTVGRAVAEGAASLLGQNVVVENRPGAGTLVAVQAVKAMPADGQTVLMVANSFTVNQTLHQPRPYDAEADFEPLALLVYTPHVLVCHPSVASDFAGFLAKARAPGRGLSFGTNGQGTSQHMGLEHLKILAGLNAEHVPYRGVAPMLVDLLAGRVDYSIGNLPDVLPGLRDGRLVALGIVNATRHAMLPEVPTCAELGFPQLLSDTWYGVVMPKGAAPAVREALSNAFLTSIRRPETQARLGAIGIDVLAQGPDALRDRIRSDTATYAEIVRTANLTAG, from the coding sequence ATGCGCCGTCGTTCCCTGCTGGCCCTGCCCGGCCTGCTTGCCACCCCCGCTTTGGCGCAGGGCGGGTGGCGCCCCGCCTCGCCCGTCCGCTACGTCGTTCCCTTCCCGCCCGGCTCCAGCTTCGACACGGTCGGGCGCGCGGTGGCGGAGGGCGCGGCCTCCCTGCTCGGCCAGAATGTCGTGGTGGAAAACCGCCCTGGCGCGGGCACGCTGGTCGCCGTGCAGGCGGTGAAGGCCATGCCCGCCGATGGGCAGACGGTGCTGATGGTCGCCAACAGCTTCACCGTGAACCAGACGCTGCACCAGCCGCGCCCCTATGACGCCGAGGCGGATTTTGAACCGCTGGCCCTGCTGGTCTACACGCCGCATGTCCTGGTCTGCCATCCGTCGGTGGCCTCGGATTTCGCGGGCTTCCTGGCGAAGGCGCGGGCGCCGGGCCGCGGCCTCAGCTTCGGCACCAATGGCCAGGGCACCAGCCAGCACATGGGGCTGGAGCACCTGAAGATCCTGGCCGGGCTGAACGCCGAGCACGTGCCCTATCGCGGCGTGGCCCCCATGCTGGTGGATCTGCTGGCGGGGCGGGTGGACTACTCCATCGGCAACCTGCCGGACGTGCTGCCCGGGCTGCGCGATGGCCGCCTGGTCGCGCTGGGCATCGTGAACGCCACGCGCCACGCCATGCTGCCCGAGGTGCCCACCTGCGCGGAGCTGGGTTTCCCGCAGCTTCTCTCCGACACGTGGTATGGCGTGGTCATGCCCAAGGGCGCGGCGCCGGCGGTGCGTGAGGCGCTGTCCAACGCCTTCCTCACCTCCATCCGCCGGCCGGAGACGCAGGCGCGGCTTGGCGCCATCGGCATTGACGTGCTGGCGCAGGGGCCGGACGCGCTGCGGGACCGCATCCGCAGCGACACCGCCACCTATGCTGAGATCGTCCGCACCGCGAACCTGACCGCGGGCTGA
- a CDS encoding acetamidase/formamidase family protein, producing the protein MPATHRLSATPETIRWGTFDASYKPLIEVESGDLVILECVSGGPEVMPDPASGLKVPAHLAAIHASNPPRLGPHILTGPVAVKGAMPGDVLRVDIEKIELGNDWGFCGFRPLGGTLPEDFPYKRMLHIPVDREKRTGHVPVGPGVTLPLSPFFGVMGVAPPAEWGAISTKEPRAHGGNLDNKEIGEGATLFLPVHAPGALFSAGDGHGVQGDGEVCINALEMCLTGHFRLTVEKGMDLKYPRAETATHFISMGMHEDLDEAMKRALREMIGFITSRTNLSAADAYQFCSLAVDFHVTQTVNGEKGVHGLLKKGLLF; encoded by the coding sequence ATGCCCGCCACTCATCGCCTGTCCGCCACGCCCGAGACCATCCGCTGGGGCACCTTCGACGCCAGCTACAAGCCGCTGATCGAGGTGGAGAGCGGGGACCTGGTCATCCTCGAATGCGTCTCCGGCGGGCCGGAGGTGATGCCGGACCCGGCCTCGGGGCTGAAGGTGCCGGCGCACCTGGCCGCCATCCATGCCAGCAACCCGCCGCGCCTCGGGCCGCACATCCTGACCGGCCCCGTCGCCGTGAAGGGCGCCATGCCGGGCGACGTGCTGCGCGTGGACATCGAGAAGATCGAGCTGGGCAATGACTGGGGCTTCTGCGGCTTCCGCCCCCTGGGTGGCACCCTGCCCGAGGACTTCCCCTACAAGCGCATGCTGCACATCCCCGTGGACCGCGAGAAGCGCACGGGCCATGTGCCGGTGGGCCCGGGCGTGACCCTGCCGCTCTCGCCCTTCTTCGGCGTGATGGGCGTGGCCCCCCCGGCCGAGTGGGGTGCCATCTCCACCAAGGAGCCGCGCGCCCATGGCGGCAACCTGGACAACAAGGAGATCGGCGAGGGTGCCACCCTTTTCCTGCCCGTCCATGCCCCCGGCGCCCTGTTCAGCGCGGGTGACGGCCATGGCGTGCAAGGTGATGGCGAGGTGTGCATCAATGCCCTGGAAATGTGCCTTACGGGGCATTTCCGCCTGACGGTCGAGAAGGGGATGGACCTCAAATACCCCCGCGCCGAAACCGCCACGCACTTCATCTCCATGGGGATGCACGAGGATCTGGACGAGGCGATGAAGCGCGCGCTGCGCGAGATGATCGGCTTCATCACCAGCCGCACCAACCTGAGCGCGGCCGATGCCTACCAGTTCTGCTCGCTGGCGGTGGATTTCCACGTGACGCAGACCGTGAACGGCGAGAAGGGCGTGCACGGCCTGCTGAAGAAGGGCCTGCTGTTCTGA
- a CDS encoding MBL fold metallo-hydrolase, translating into MDLKLLSFARRAALFGAAGLATATATPMNAQAQPARSVPPQQGPMPPRFHRMKVGDVEVTTLLDGAMQGQPDGIQRFFPDSTPEQIAPLRERAFRSDSGALHQPVGAYLLNTGRNLALVDCGGHSSFIPTTGQTLDALRASGYSPEQVDTVLLTHIHPEHALGLSYDGTTRNFPNAEIVVTQVDHQFWTDPGMESRVPQGQRFIQAARRAIGPYPNRIRTVEMRSGLEVIPGVFMEPAPGHTPGHVSFRLTSQNQTMLIWGDIAHQMVIQLARPRWRVGVDVDPDAGVESRVRTLDMLASEGILMGGVHVPWPGFGRIIRDGEGYLYVPRPAQFT; encoded by the coding sequence ATGGACCTGAAACTGCTTTCCTTCGCCCGCCGCGCCGCGTTGTTCGGCGCCGCCGGCCTGGCCACCGCCACCGCGACGCCCATGAACGCCCAGGCCCAGCCGGCCCGCAGCGTGCCGCCCCAGCAGGGCCCCATGCCGCCCCGCTTCCACCGCATGAAGGTGGGCGATGTGGAGGTGACGACGCTGCTGGACGGCGCCATGCAGGGCCAGCCCGACGGCATCCAGCGCTTCTTTCCCGACAGCACGCCGGAGCAGATCGCCCCCCTGCGCGAACGCGCCTTCCGCAGCGACAGCGGCGCGCTGCACCAGCCCGTGGGCGCCTATCTGCTCAACACCGGGCGCAACCTGGCGCTGGTGGATTGCGGCGGGCATTCCAGCTTCATCCCCACCACCGGCCAGACGCTCGACGCGCTGCGCGCCAGCGGCTACAGCCCGGAGCAGGTGGACACGGTGCTGCTGACGCACATCCACCCCGAGCACGCGCTCGGCCTCAGCTATGACGGCACCACGCGCAACTTCCCCAATGCCGAGATTGTGGTCACCCAGGTGGACCACCAGTTCTGGACCGACCCCGGCATGGAAAGCCGCGTGCCCCAGGGCCAGCGCTTCATCCAGGCCGCGCGGCGGGCCATCGGGCCCTATCCGAACCGCATCCGAACGGTGGAGATGCGCTCGGGGCTGGAGGTCATTCCCGGCGTCTTCATGGAGCCTGCCCCCGGCCACACCCCCGGCCATGTCAGCTTCCGCCTGACCTCGCAAAACCAGACCATGCTGATCTGGGGCGACATCGCCCACCAGATGGTGATCCAGCTCGCCCGGCCGCGCTGGCGCGTGGGCGTGGACGTGGACCCGGATGCGGGGGTGGAAAGCCGCGTCCGCACGCTCGACATGCTGGCGAGCGAGGGCATCCTGATGGGCGGCGTCCATGTGCCCTGGCCCGGCTTCGGCCGCATCATCCGGGATGGCGAGGGCTATCTCTACGTTCCCCGCCCCGCGCAGTTCACCTGA
- a CDS encoding zinc-binding alcohol dehydrogenase family protein, with protein sequence MKAIAYTQCLPVTDPNSLKDMELPDPAAPAGRDVLIEVRAVSINPVDTKQRAKSDPKGSPRILGFDGAGVVRAVGPDAVLFQPGDQVFWAGAINRPGSNAELQLVDERVVGRMPTSLTFAEAAAMPLTTITAWEGLFDRLRIARDPTPTGEAVLIVGGAGGVGSIAIQLARKLTGMTVITTASRPETRDWCLDLGAHHVIDHREDMAAQVKALKLRVSRIFSTTNTAANWAMLCAILAPQGMICAIDEGSAVDMSLLRAKSAGFHWEGMFARTLFQTPDMEAQHRLLTEAAALLDSGTLRTTMTRHLGPITAENLRAGHALVEGGTMIGKAVAEGWV encoded by the coding sequence ATGAAGGCCATCGCCTACACTCAATGCCTGCCCGTGACCGATCCCAACTCCCTGAAGGACATGGAATTGCCGGACCCCGCGGCACCAGCCGGCCGCGATGTGCTGATCGAGGTGCGCGCCGTCTCGATCAACCCGGTGGATACGAAGCAGCGTGCCAAGTCCGACCCCAAGGGTTCGCCGCGCATCCTGGGCTTCGACGGCGCCGGGGTGGTGCGCGCCGTGGGGCCGGACGCCGTGCTGTTCCAGCCAGGTGACCAAGTCTTCTGGGCGGGTGCCATCAACCGCCCCGGCAGCAATGCCGAGCTGCAGCTGGTGGATGAGCGCGTGGTGGGCCGCATGCCCACAAGCCTTACCTTCGCCGAGGCGGCCGCCATGCCGCTGACCACCATCACCGCCTGGGAAGGGCTGTTCGACCGGCTCCGCATCGCGCGCGACCCCACGCCGACGGGCGAGGCGGTGCTGATCGTGGGCGGGGCCGGGGGCGTGGGGTCCATCGCCATCCAGCTCGCGCGGAAGCTGACGGGAATGACGGTCATCACCACCGCCTCGCGCCCCGAGACGCGGGACTGGTGCCTGGACCTCGGCGCGCACCACGTGATTGACCATCGCGAGGACATGGCGGCGCAGGTGAAGGCGTTGAAGCTGCGCGTGTCGCGCATCTTCTCCACGACCAACACGGCCGCGAACTGGGCCATGCTCTGCGCCATCCTGGCCCCGCAGGGGATGATCTGCGCCATTGATGAAGGCAGCGCCGTGGATATGAGCCTGCTGCGCGCCAAGTCGGCCGGCTTCCATTGGGAGGGCATGTTCGCCCGTACCCTCTTCCAGACGCCGGACATGGAGGCCCAGCACCGCCTGCTGACCGAGGCCGCCGCCCTTCTGGATTCCGGCACGCTGCGCACGACAATGACGCGCCACCTCGGCCCCATCACCGCGGAAAACCTCCGCGCCGGGCATGCGCTGGTGGAGGGCGGCACCATGATCGGCAAGGCGGTCGCGGAAGGCTGGGTGTGA
- the hrpB gene encoding ATP-dependent helicase HrpB, which translates to MTLPVEEALPALRQALREGSSAVLVAPPGAGKTTLVPLVLREEEWAQGGKILVLEPRRVAARAAARRMSEMLGESLGQTVGITTRLDRATSAATRVEVVTEGLLVRRLQSDPGLEGVAAVIFDEAHERHLDTDLGLALCLDVQRGLRPELRLLAMSATLDAQGFAGLLGGPLVESAGRAFPVRVEHHRRDLTDPRDLPEAMAQSIRAAMAREPGDVLAFLPGWGEIRRTAERLSGLDADVLPLHGELPPAEQDRALTPGPRRRVVLATSIAETSLTVPGVRIVVDGGFRRTPRLDGATGLTRLVTARISRAAAEQRAGRAGRTEPGVAIRLWSEALHRGLPLQDRPEILEAELSSLVLDCAAWGVAPRDLPFLDPPPEGQVAAARALLASLDALDEAGRITTTGKRMARMGTHPRLARMMCAVADEGEAALAADLAALLEERDPLRGREPPADITLRLDALHGHGREEADGIALRNIRRTAALHRRRLGVHGNTPPEGDAGALLAAGFPDRIALKRGTMDGAFRMASGQGARLSVADPLAKQPLLAVADLELKGTEARIRMAAPVSRAVLEARFPDRFRTVEGASFDARAGAVLARKRLMFGPLVLEDSPLPGADPSVIAEALAVAAAERGFRDLDWGESGRQLRARIARMHALEGAPWPDVSDAALAATAREWLAPYCAGMSKLSELKGVDVAQALLPGDLRRKLDAALPARLSLPNGRSAAVDYTAETPTLEARAQHLFGLRDMPQLAGGRVKLQVALLSPAGRPVAITADLAGFWASGWADVRKDMRGRYPKHDWPENPASA; encoded by the coding sequence GTGACGCTTCCCGTCGAGGAGGCGCTGCCCGCGCTGCGCCAGGCGCTGCGCGAAGGGTCGAGCGCGGTGCTGGTGGCGCCGCCGGGCGCGGGCAAGACCACGCTGGTGCCGCTGGTCCTGCGCGAGGAGGAATGGGCGCAGGGCGGGAAGATCCTGGTGCTGGAGCCCCGCCGCGTCGCCGCCCGCGCCGCCGCCCGCCGCATGTCGGAGATGCTGGGCGAGAGCCTGGGCCAGACCGTGGGGATCACCACGCGGCTGGACCGCGCGACCTCGGCCGCCACGCGGGTCGAGGTGGTGACGGAGGGGTTGCTGGTGCGCCGCCTGCAATCGGACCCGGGGCTGGAGGGCGTGGCCGCCGTCATCTTCGACGAGGCGCATGAACGCCACCTGGACACCGACCTCGGCCTGGCCCTGTGCCTGGACGTGCAGCGCGGGCTGCGGCCGGAATTGCGGCTGCTGGCCATGTCCGCGACCCTCGATGCCCAGGGCTTCGCCGGGCTGCTGGGCGGCCCGCTGGTGGAGAGCGCCGGCCGCGCCTTCCCGGTGCGGGTGGAACACCACCGCCGCGACCTGACCGACCCCCGCGACCTGCCCGAGGCCATGGCGCAATCCATCCGCGCCGCCATGGCGCGTGAACCGGGTGATGTGCTGGCCTTCCTGCCCGGCTGGGGCGAAATCCGCCGCACCGCCGAACGCCTGTCGGGCCTGGACGCCGATGTGCTGCCGCTGCACGGCGAACTCCCGCCCGCCGAGCAGGACCGCGCCCTGACGCCGGGGCCGCGGCGGCGCGTGGTGCTGGCCACCTCCATTGCGGAAACCTCGCTGACCGTGCCGGGCGTGCGGATCGTGGTGGATGGCGGCTTCCGCCGCACCCCGCGCCTGGATGGCGCGACGGGGCTGACGCGCCTGGTCACCGCGCGGATCAGCCGCGCGGCGGCCGAGCAGCGCGCCGGCCGCGCGGGCCGCACCGAGCCGGGGGTGGCCATCCGCCTCTGGAGCGAGGCGCTGCACCGCGGCCTGCCCTTGCAGGACCGCCCGGAAATCCTGGAGGCGGAACTTTCCTCCCTGGTGCTGGATTGCGCGGCCTGGGGCGTGGCCCCGCGCGATCTGCCCTTCCTCGACCCCCCGCCCGAGGGCCAGGTCGCTGCCGCCCGCGCCCTGCTGGCCAGCCTGGATGCGCTGGACGAGGCGGGCCGCATCACCACCACCGGCAAGCGCATGGCCCGCATGGGCACGCATCCGCGCCTGGCGCGCATGATGTGCGCCGTGGCCGATGAGGGCGAGGCGGCCTTGGCCGCCGACCTGGCCGCGCTGCTGGAGGAACGTGACCCGTTAAGGGGCCGCGAGCCGCCCGCCGACATCACCCTGCGCCTCGATGCCCTGCACGGCCATGGGCGGGAGGAGGCGGATGGCATCGCGCTGCGCAACATCCGCCGCACCGCCGCCTTGCACCGGCGCCGCCTGGGCGTGCACGGCAACACACCGCCCGAGGGCGATGCCGGCGCGCTGCTGGCGGCGGGGTTTCCGGACCGCATCGCGCTCAAGCGCGGCACCATGGATGGCGCCTTCCGGATGGCCTCGGGGCAGGGGGCGCGGCTGTCGGTCGCGGACCCGCTGGCCAAGCAGCCCCTGCTGGCCGTGGCCGACCTGGAACTCAAGGGCACCGAGGCGCGCATCCGCATGGCGGCACCCGTCAGCCGCGCGGTGCTGGAGGCGCGCTTCCCCGACCGCTTCCGCACGGTGGAGGGTGCTTCCTTCGACGCGCGCGCGGGCGCCGTGCTGGCGCGCAAGCGGCTGATGTTCGGCCCGCTGGTGCTGGAGGACTCGCCCCTGCCCGGCGCGGACCCCTCCGTCATCGCCGAAGCCCTGGCCGTCGCGGCGGCGGAACGCGGCTTTCGCGATCTCGACTGGGGCGAATCGGGCCGGCAGTTGCGCGCCCGCATCGCGCGAATGCATGCGCTGGAAGGCGCCCCCTGGCCCGATGTGTCGGACGCCGCGCTCGCCGCCACCGCGCGGGAATGGCTGGCGCCCTACTGCGCGGGCATGTCAAAGCTGAGCGAGTTGAAGGGGGTGGATGTGGCACAGGCGCTGCTGCCCGGTGACTTGCGCCGAAAGCTGGACGCCGCCTTGCCTGCGCGTCTCTCGCTGCCGAACGGCCGCAGCGCCGCCGTGGACTACACCGCCGAGACGCCCACCCTGGAAGCCCGCGCCCAGCATTTGTTCGGCCTGCGCGACATGCCGCAGCTGGCGGGCGGGCGGGTGAAGCTGCAGGTGGCGCTGCTTTCCCCCGCCGGGCGGCCCGTGGCCATCACGGCCGATCTGGCGGGGTTCTGGGCCTCGGGCTGGGCCGATGTCCGCAAGGACATGCGCGGCCGCTACCCGAAGCATGACTGGCCGGAGAACCCGGCCAGCGCGTGA
- a CDS encoding TerC family protein: MEFIALEWLGKPVWMWTGFIAIVLALLAFDLGVLNRENKEMGIQQSLLLSVFYIGFAILYGGGIWWAYEAGVITTSDGSHAGMAYFTGFFIEKALSIDNVFVISLIFGYFAIPRKYQYRALVWGIIAVIVLRGLMIAVGAALVQNYGWVLYFFGAFLIATGIKMLVVPESDPDVSKNPVVRFLNKRMRVTKELHGQKFFVREVDEKTGKLVRAATPLFVALVVINIADLIFAVDSVPAIFAITTDTFIVYTANIMAILGLRALYFALAAMVHRFEYLKYALAMVLVFIGLKIFWNSLVGKMDPAISLGVTLALILGGVLFSLWKTRGETREEKIQPG; the protein is encoded by the coding sequence ATGGAATTCATCGCCCTCGAATGGCTGGGGAAGCCTGTGTGGATGTGGACGGGCTTCATCGCCATCGTCCTCGCCCTGCTCGCCTTCGACCTCGGCGTCCTCAACCGCGAGAACAAGGAGATGGGGATCCAGCAGAGCCTGCTGCTCTCCGTCTTCTACATCGGCTTCGCCATCCTCTATGGCGGCGGCATCTGGTGGGCCTATGAGGCCGGCGTCATTACCACCAGCGATGGCAGCCACGCCGGCATGGCCTATTTCACCGGCTTCTTCATCGAGAAGGCGCTGTCCATCGACAACGTCTTCGTCATCAGCCTGATCTTCGGCTACTTCGCCATCCCGCGGAAATACCAGTATCGCGCGCTCGTCTGGGGCATCATCGCCGTCATCGTGCTGCGCGGGCTGATGATCGCGGTGGGTGCGGCCCTGGTGCAGAACTATGGCTGGGTGCTGTATTTCTTTGGCGCCTTCCTGATCGCGACCGGTATCAAGATGCTGGTTGTGCCGGAATCCGACCCCGACGTGTCCAAGAACCCGGTGGTGCGCTTCCTGAACAAGCGCATGCGCGTGACGAAGGAGCTGCACGGCCAGAAGTTCTTCGTGCGCGAGGTGGACGAGAAAACCGGCAAGCTGGTGCGTGCCGCCACGCCGCTCTTTGTCGCGCTGGTGGTCATCAACATCGCCGACCTGATCTTCGCGGTGGACAGCGTGCCGGCCATCTTCGCCATCACGACCGACACCTTCATCGTCTACACGGCCAACATCATGGCCATCCTGGGCCTGCGCGCGCTCTACTTCGCGCTGGCCGCCATGGTGCACCGCTTCGAATACCTGAAATACGCGTTGGCGATGGTGCTCGTCTTCATCGGGCTCAAGATTTTCTGGAACAGCCTGGTGGGCAAGATGGACCCGGCCATCTCGCTCGGCGTCACCTTGGCGCTGATCCTGGGCGGCGTGCTGTTCTCGCTGTGGAAGACCCGTGGCGAGACGCGCGAGGAAAAGATCCAGCCCGGCTGA
- a CDS encoding twin-arginine translocase TatA/TatE family subunit, whose protein sequence is MGTFSIWHWVVVLLVVLLLFGSGKISGLMGDLATGIKSFKKNIKDDDKPADAAMTADSAPPAAPTGNIPGPQPAAATHTEAQQPAGGRPAA, encoded by the coding sequence ATGGGTACCTTCAGCATCTGGCATTGGGTGGTTGTTCTTCTGGTGGTCCTGCTGCTGTTCGGCAGCGGCAAGATCAGCGGCCTGATGGGCGACCTCGCCACCGGCATCAAGTCGTTCAAGAAGAACATCAAGGACGACGACAAGCCCGCGGACGCCGCCATGACGGCCGACAGCGCGCCGCCGGCCGCGCCCACCGGCAACATCCCGGGCCCGCAGCCGGCCGCGGCGACGCACACCGAGGCGCAGCAGCCCGCCGGCGGCCGCCCCGCCGCCTGA
- a CDS encoding methylthioribulose 1-phosphate dehydratase: protein MNALPAEAVEAIRAAGRRLDQRGWVPATAGNISLRLADGRIAITRSGFHKGFIPKDGVMAVDLHGRPEASNLRPSAETGLHCGIYRRFPAARAALHGHSVPATVLSRRGGDHLELAGYELLKAFPGLPTHEASIRLPILDNDQDIARLQARVEQVWDARPDVPPGYILRGHGVYVWAEDMPGALMRLEALEFMLACELEAARLP, encoded by the coding sequence ATGAACGCCCTTCCTGCCGAGGCGGTGGAAGCGATCCGCGCCGCCGGACGCCGCCTGGACCAACGCGGCTGGGTGCCGGCCACGGCCGGCAATATCTCCCTGCGCCTGGCGGATGGCCGCATCGCCATCACCCGTTCGGGTTTTCACAAAGGCTTCATCCCGAAGGACGGGGTGATGGCGGTGGACCTGCATGGGCGGCCCGAGGCGTCCAATTTGCGCCCCTCGGCCGAGACGGGGCTGCATTGCGGCATCTATCGCCGGTTCCCCGCCGCGCGCGCCGCGCTGCATGGGCATTCGGTGCCGGCCACGGTGCTGTCACGCCGTGGTGGCGACCACCTCGAACTGGCGGGCTACGAACTGCTGAAGGCCTTCCCCGGCCTGCCCACCCATGAGGCCAGCATCCGCCTGCCCATCCTGGACAATGACCAGGACATCGCGCGCCTCCAGGCCCGTGTGGAGCAGGTCTGGGATGCAAGGCCCGATGTGCCGCCGGGCTACATCCTGCGCGGCCATGGCGTATATGTCTGGGCCGAGGACATGCCCGGCGCCCTGATGCGCCTGGAAGCCCTGGAATTCATGCTGGCCTGCGAGCTGGAAGCCGCGCGCCTGCCCTGA